The Marinomonas sp. CT5 genome contains the following window.
TAAAATGTGAATTTACATCTTGCATTTCTACCAACAGAATAAGCCCAGAAATAGCGCATTCAGTATGGCCTTCGACACTAAAATGGTTCTAAAAATCCGCTCCAAATTCTAGTGCGACGGGCTTTTCGTCTGAAAATTAATGAGTTAGAAAATATGGCGTAGGCTTTGCTTGTATCTTTTTTAACGGACCGATTTAAAAAGCTTTTTACTAGCTGAGTTCAACAACTACCTCGGGCTTTTGCGGTAGCCTTACACATTTGTCTATCAATAGACTACGGAGCTGGAAATGATCGAAAAAACCTACTTAAAAACCAAACCCGAATGCAAAGTAAAATTCGCCTTACCGGCTGAGGTCATTGGCGATGCCAAAACTGTTGCTGTGGTAGGCGATTTTAATAACTGGGACAGCACAGCTAATCCAATGAAAAAACAAAAGTCTGGTGTTTTTGCCTCGACTCTTAACCTAAATATCGAAACCTCTTATCAGTTTCGTTATGTTTTAGATGGGAAAGAGTGGCTAAACGACGACATGGCGGACGCCTATGTCCCAAGCCCAATCAGCTACGACACTAATGGCGTCATTAGTATTTGATAATATTTTGATCCATTAACGTTCACCGATATGCGTCTCTTTTAAAACCTTAAACAGAGACGCTAACCTCTCTTAGCCTCCTGCTTCGCGTACTCTTCTGCTCTCTATTTTCCTTTTTGCAACCATTCAACTCTTTTCAAGATAACGTCATTTTTTGTTCCAAAAATACGAATTCATGGATTCAAGCTGCAATTGACAGTCAAAATCTGTACAATTGTTTTTTATTAAATGCGCATTTAATAAAAAACAAGACGTCAGTGCCCTATTAATGGACACGGCCCCAACCGAAAAGAGGTACAAGATGGCACAACAGCAGCAATACATTCATGGCCGCTACCAAGCATCCACCAGCGGTGAACATTTTGAAACAATTAACCCAGCCAATGGCGAAGTAATTGCGACAATCGAACACGCAGGACAAGCTGAACTTGATGCTGCTGTTGAATCGGCTAAACAAGGCCAAAAAGTATGGGCGGCAATGAGTCCCGTTGAGCGTGGCCGCATCTTGAAAAAAGCTGCCGATCTTTTACGAGAAAGAAACGAAGAGCTTGCTCGCCTAGAAGTACTGGATACCGGCAAGCCCCTTCAAGAAGCCATTGTGGTTGATATCCAAACTGGTGCCGATGTGATCGAGTACTACGCAGGGCTAACCGATAAAATCCAAGGCGATTATCAAGACCTTGGCAATGGCAACTTCTTCTACACACGCCGCGAGCCTCTCGGTATTTGTGCTGGTATTGGTGCATGGAACTACCCGATTCAAATCGCCATGTGGAAATCAGGCCCTGCACTCGCCGCGGGCAATGCAATGATTTTCAAACCGTCAGAAGAAACACCATTAACCGCCTTAAAATTGGCGGAGATCTTCACTGAAGCAGGTTTGCCTGATGGTGTTTTTAACGTCATTCAGGGTGATGCGCGGACAGGCCAATTGATTACCAACCACCCAGACATCGACAAGGTCTCCTTTACTGGCGAAGTCGGCACAGGTAAAAAAGTCATGGCCGCCTCTTCACAGTCGTTGAAACAGGTAACCATGGAACTAGGTGGCAAATCCCCTATGATCATCTTCCCTGATATGCCAGTGGATCAAGCCGTTTCTGCTGCCATGTTGGCTAACTTCTACACCCAAGGGGAAGTCTGCACCAACGGTACTCGCGTATTCGTTCATGCGGACATGCTAGACGCGTTTACCAAAGAACTAAAAGAACGCACTGAAGCTATGATCATTGGAGACCCAATGGACATGGACACACAAGTTGGCGCGCTGATCTCTAAAGATCACATGCAAAAAGTACTGGGTTATATTCAAGCGGCGAAAGACGCGGGTGCCACCCTGCTATGTGGCGGTTACCAAGTAACGGATAACGGCTTAGACAAAGGCGCATTTGTGGCACCAACGGTCTTTACCGATTGCACAGACGACATGCCACAAGTACGTGATGAAATCTTTGGTCCTGTCATGTCCGTACTCAGCTTCACAGATGAAGACGAAGTGGTTGCCCGCGCTAACGATACCAAGCTTGGCTTGGCGGCTGGCGTATTCACCAAAGACTTCGCTCGCGCTCATCGTGTTATCAATCAATTGCAGGCCGGTATTTGCTGGATCAACTCATGGGGCGCTTCACCCGCAGAAATGCCAGTAGGCGGCTACAAACAATCTGGTATCGGTCGTGAAAACGGCATTGAGACTCTGTACCACTACACACAAAACAAAAGTGTGTTTGTTGATCTGAACGACATTGAAAGCCCTTACTAAGCGAAACACAGAGTAAACAGGAGAAGTCATGGCAAACGAAACGTACGATTACATCATTGTCGGCGCTGGCTCTGCTGGCTGCGTGCTAGCCGATCGACTAACCGAAAGTGGCGAACACAAAGTGCTGTTGCTGGAAATGGGTGGCTCAGATAAAAGCATCTTTATCCAGATGCCCACCGCTTTATCTTACCCAATGAATACCGACAAATACGCTTGGCAGTTTCATACGGAAAAAGAACCCGGTCTTGATGGCCGTGAAATGCATTGTCCACGAGGCAAAGTATTGGGCGGTTCTTCGTCTATTAATGGCATGGTGTATGTTCGTGGCCACGCCTGTGATTTCGACCAATGGGAAGAAAATGGTGCCAAAGGTTGGAATTACCAAACCTGTTTACCCTATTTCAAAAAAGCCGAAACATGGAAAGGTGGAGCAGATACCTATCGTGGTGGCGAAGGCCCACTGTCGACCAATAACGGCAACGACATGACCTACAACCCACTTTACCAAGCCTTTATTGACGCGGGTGAACAAGCCGGTTATGGCAAAACGGAAGATTACAATGGCTTCCACCAAGAAGGTTTTGGCCCCATGCACATGACGGTCAAAGATGGCGTGCGAGCTTCTACGTCTAACGCCTACTTACGTCGTGCAATGAAGCGCCCGAACCTAACGCTTAAAACCGGTGTGTTAAGCCATAAAGTCCTCTTTGCAAATGGAAAGGCCGATGGCAAAACCGCCACGGGCATTGAATTCAGTAAAAACGGTCAAACCCAACAAGCCACCGCCAGCAAAGAAGTCATTTTATCGGCTGGCTCCGTTGGTTCGCCACAGTTGTTGCAGCTGTCTGGAGTGGGTCCAAAAGATGTGCTCGAAAAAGCCGGCGTGCCTGTGGTTCATGAATTACCGGGCGTGGGTGAAAACCTACAAGACCACTTGGAAGTCTACTTCCAATACTATTGCAAACAGCCCGTGACGCTAAACAGCAAACTTGGCTTGATCAGCAAAGGCTTGATAGGTACCCGTTGGATGTTATTTAAAACCGGATTGGGTGCGACTAACCACTTTGAATCTTGTGGTTTTATTCGCTCGCGCGCTGGCCTGAAATCCCCCAACATTCAGTATCACTTCTTGCCAGCCGCCATGCGCTACGATGGACAAGCCGCCGTGAAAGGCCATGGTTTCCAAGTGCATGTTGGGCCGAACAAGCCAGAAAGTCGCGGTAAAATTTGGATTGAATCTTCCGATCCCAGTGCTAAGCCGCGAATCTTGTTTAACTACATTACGACGGAACAAGACAAGCAGGACTGGCGCGATACCATCCGCCTAACCCGTGAAGTATTGCAACAGTCCGCGCTAGACGAATACCGTGGTGATGAAATCCAACCGGGCATGAATATCCAGAGCGATGCAGAGATCGACCAATGGGTAAAAGAAAATGTAGAAAGCGCCTATCATCCATCTTGTACTTGTAAGATGGGCGACGATAAGGACCCCATGGCCGTGTTGAACGAACAGTGCCAAGTGCGCGGTTTGCACAATCTACGGGTGGTGGATTCGTCTATCTTCCCGACCATAACCAACGGTAATTTGAATGCACCGACCATCATGGTGGCGGAAAAAGCCGCTGACATGATACTGGGTAAACCAGCCTTGCCGAGCCTAAACGCACCTGTTTGGATTCATCCAGAATTTGAAACGAAACAGCGGTAATCGTAAACCTTACCATTCTTTTAAAGGCCTCTTCGGAGGCCTTTTTTGTATTTCACATGGGACGAACTGCAAAACTGTTTTATCATGAGCAAAAGATATACAGCTTTATAGAAACTTAATTCGCTAAAAAGTTAGAAATGGCACTATTATTGGTACTACTCTAATGCTACATGTTTATTTCATGAGATTTCTGATGAACACTAAGTCAATTAAATTAGACCTTTTCGAGAATAGTCACTCATTTTTTATTGAAGCAATCGAGAAGGCGATTGGTGCAGAAAACGATGTACGTCACTGGCAATTTGCTATCTTGAGCTTAGTTCAATCCTTAGAGCTAACTCTTAAAGTCATGCTAAAAAACATCCATCCTGTCTTAATCTATGAAAATATCGACGCACCTAAAAATACAGTCAGTATTACAAAAGCTATTCAAAGATTAGTAGACCCTAATATAGGTAATATAGTTTTAACCAAACATGAAATAGATGGAATGAACTCTGCTATAAAGTTAAGAAATAATATTACTCACTCTGACTTTGAGCTTTCGATTGATCATGCACAAGCACAATTTCTAAAAGTCCTCCTGCTCTTTATTAAAATACAAAGGGTTCACTTTAACCGTCAAATTGAAGATATACTTCCCAGTGAAGCACATGAAAAGCTTATTGAGATAGAACAATCTAGAGAAGCTCTAGTAAAAAATGCTCTCCAAAGAATTAAAGAGCAAGAAGTCCCAGAAGAAGGAGTTTTGTATTGTCCGAACTGCTTGTCAGAAACTTTTGTTATTCATGATGGTTTTGATAGCTGTTACGCTTGCACATTCTCAGAAAAACTCCAAGAATGCGAAAACTGCAATAACTACTATTTTAGTCACGATATGGTTCCTATCCACCAGCATTTTGAAATCGATTTTACAGAGGGTTTAGCTCACCTACATAACTCATATGGTTACAACTTTAATTATGCCTGTGCAGACTGCGCAATAGAGATTGAAAGAAATATCGAAAATCAAAAAATGGAAGAATACACCGATTCACTTGAAGAAGAATACTACATGCGAAATATCTAGATTTAGAAAAAACACTAAAAAACGCCTGCTAAATCCTAGCAGGCGTTTTCGTTTGGAGGCTTCATTCTATTTCAAGAATGGCTATTTCAATTCAAAGACAGCAAAACCTTTATCATCCAAAGATTGGTAATGCATGTTGTTACTCGCTGCCTCTTTGGCTTTTGGCGAGCTTGTAAACAAGACTTTTGCTTTACCAAACCCAGTGAATGTCCAGTTGCCATCCGCCGCTGGATTAATGGTTTGCTGGCTAAGCAGATAGTTTGCCACCACATCACGGTTTTTATCTGGAGCATCAATCACGATCGTTTCGCCATTCAGATTTGGGAAGTGACCGCCGCCGCCAGCTCGGTAGTTATTGGTCGCCACGAGAAACTCGTCTTTAGCTCTTAATGGCTCACCGTTAAACATGGCCTTAGTAATACGATGGGCATCTTTATTGATTACTTCCCCTTCCCCGTTATAACGAGCAGGCTGTGTCACATCAATTCGATAAGAAATGCCATCGATCACATCAAAGTTATAAGTTGGGAAAGATCCATTCACCAAGTTTTGTGGCTCAGTCGAGTTAGGGTCAATCTGGTTAAACTGCCCAGCCGCCGCTTCTAACCATTCAACCACTTGCGCACCTGTCAATTTCACCACTTTTAAATCGTTAGGGTAAATGTACAAATCACTGACGTTTTTCAGGGCGATATCGCCTTTTGGCACATCTGTGTAATACTCTGGGCCACCACGACCACCGGCTTTAAATGGGGCTGCCGCTGACAATATTGGCAAACCTTCATAAGACGTACCACGAACAATATTTTCTACGTACCACATTTGCGCATTGTTGACGATCTGGATCGAAGGATCATCTTGAACCAAAGCAAAGAAGCTATTGATATCAGAGGTAGACTCACCCACTTTGCGGCGCATATAAGCCAATGTGCCTTCATGCTCGGTTTCAACGGCCTTATTTACGGCAGCATCCGCTTCAACTAACGGAATAGTCTTACGGCCTTCACGACGAGCAATGGCACGTACTTCGGCTTTACCATCAGCGACCTTCCAACCATCACCATCTGGCTCCAGTGTCAGATCAACAACCCCTAGATGAGATCCCCAGAACCCAGGCATAGTAGCAGGCTTACCAAAGACAGTGCCCTTTTCGCCATCAACTCCTTCAAAAGCATCTAATTCTTTATCACCCGGGAAAATTCGATGAGAATGACCAAATAGAATCGCATCGATACCCTCTACTTTTGCAAGATGGTAAGACGCGTTTTCTTCGCCTTTCAAATAAGGCGAATTCATCATGCCACTGTGTGGAATCGCAATAATCACATCCGCGCCTTTGGCTTTCATTTCAGGCACGTATTTATTAGCACTTTCGATAATGTCTTTGGCAATGACTTTATGGGTTAAATTGTCTTTATCCCAAGTCATAATTTGTGGCGGTACAAAACCAATGTAACCGATTTTGACCGTTTGTTGTTTGCCGTCAGAATCGACAAACACTTTGTCTTTAATAATGTAAGGCTGGAAGTACGGCTGATCGTTTGACGCATCATTGTCGCCATCGTCCACATACACATTCGAGTTAATGTATGGGAAATTCGCGCCACTTAAACTTTTCATTAAAAAGTCTAAGCCATAGTTAAACTCGTGATTACCGATATTACCCACATCGTAATCCAACAAGTTCATCGCTTTAAACGCTGGGTGTGTCTCACCAAAACGCAACACTCGACCTTTGGCAACATAATCGCCCAATGGCGTGCCCTGTAATAAGTCACCGTTATCCACCAACACAGAGTTCGTTACTTCGCCACGGGCGGCTTTAATCAAAGTCGCCACACGGGATAAACCCACCGCATCGCTTTGCTTATCGCCGTAGTAATCGTAATCCACCAAATTCATGTGGATATCCGTGGTTTCCATGACTCGCAAGTCAATAGTAGAAGCCTGCGC
Protein-coding sequences here:
- a CDS encoding isoamylase early set domain-containing protein, with protein sequence MIEKTYLKTKPECKVKFALPAEVIGDAKTVAVVGDFNNWDSTANPMKKQKSGVFASTLNLNIETSYQFRYVLDGKEWLNDDMADAYVPSPISYDTNGVISI
- the betB gene encoding betaine-aldehyde dehydrogenase codes for the protein MAQQQQYIHGRYQASTSGEHFETINPANGEVIATIEHAGQAELDAAVESAKQGQKVWAAMSPVERGRILKKAADLLRERNEELARLEVLDTGKPLQEAIVVDIQTGADVIEYYAGLTDKIQGDYQDLGNGNFFYTRREPLGICAGIGAWNYPIQIAMWKSGPALAAGNAMIFKPSEETPLTALKLAEIFTEAGLPDGVFNVIQGDARTGQLITNHPDIDKVSFTGEVGTGKKVMAASSQSLKQVTMELGGKSPMIIFPDMPVDQAVSAAMLANFYTQGEVCTNGTRVFVHADMLDAFTKELKERTEAMIIGDPMDMDTQVGALISKDHMQKVLGYIQAAKDAGATLLCGGYQVTDNGLDKGAFVAPTVFTDCTDDMPQVRDEIFGPVMSVLSFTDEDEVVARANDTKLGLAAGVFTKDFARAHRVINQLQAGICWINSWGASPAEMPVGGYKQSGIGRENGIETLYHYTQNKSVFVDLNDIESPY
- the betA gene encoding choline dehydrogenase, translating into MANETYDYIIVGAGSAGCVLADRLTESGEHKVLLLEMGGSDKSIFIQMPTALSYPMNTDKYAWQFHTEKEPGLDGREMHCPRGKVLGGSSSINGMVYVRGHACDFDQWEENGAKGWNYQTCLPYFKKAETWKGGADTYRGGEGPLSTNNGNDMTYNPLYQAFIDAGEQAGYGKTEDYNGFHQEGFGPMHMTVKDGVRASTSNAYLRRAMKRPNLTLKTGVLSHKVLFANGKADGKTATGIEFSKNGQTQQATASKEVILSAGSVGSPQLLQLSGVGPKDVLEKAGVPVVHELPGVGENLQDHLEVYFQYYCKQPVTLNSKLGLISKGLIGTRWMLFKTGLGATNHFESCGFIRSRAGLKSPNIQYHFLPAAMRYDGQAAVKGHGFQVHVGPNKPESRGKIWIESSDPSAKPRILFNYITTEQDKQDWRDTIRLTREVLQQSALDEYRGDEIQPGMNIQSDAEIDQWVKENVESAYHPSCTCKMGDDKDPMAVLNEQCQVRGLHNLRVVDSSIFPTITNGNLNAPTIMVAEKAADMILGKPALPSLNAPVWIHPEFETKQR
- a CDS encoding bifunctional 2',3'-cyclic-nucleotide 2'-phosphodiesterase/3'-nucleotidase, which encodes MTFFVPKGASIFASSLLFAAMAQASTIDLRVMETTDIHMNLVDYDYYGDKQSDAVGLSRVATLIKAARGEVTNSVLVDNGDLLQGTPLGDYVAKGRVLRFGETHPAFKAMNLLDYDVGNIGNHEFNYGLDFLMKSLSGANFPYINSNVYVDDGDNDASNDQPYFQPYIIKDKVFVDSDGKQQTVKIGYIGFVPPQIMTWDKDNLTHKVIAKDIIESANKYVPEMKAKGADVIIAIPHSGMMNSPYLKGEENASYHLAKVEGIDAILFGHSHRIFPGDKELDAFEGVDGEKGTVFGKPATMPGFWGSHLGVVDLTLEPDGDGWKVADGKAEVRAIARREGRKTIPLVEADAAVNKAVETEHEGTLAYMRRKVGESTSDINSFFALVQDDPSIQIVNNAQMWYVENIVRGTSYEGLPILSAAAPFKAGGRGGPEYYTDVPKGDIALKNVSDLYIYPNDLKVVKLTGAQVVEWLEAAAGQFNQIDPNSTEPQNLVNGSFPTYNFDVIDGISYRIDVTQPARYNGEGEVINKDAHRITKAMFNGEPLRAKDEFLVATNNYRAGGGGHFPNLNGETIVIDAPDKNRDVVANYLLSQQTINPAADGNWTFTGFGKAKVLFTSSPKAKEAASNNMHYQSLDDKGFAVFELK